From Streptomyces durmitorensis, a single genomic window includes:
- a CDS encoding glycine C-acetyltransferase — protein sequence MFDSVRDDLRTTLDEIRAAGLHKPERVIGTPQSATVAVTAGGRPGDVLNFCANNYLGLADHPEVVAAAHEALDRWGYGMASVRFICGTQEVHKELEGRLSAFLGQEDTILYSSCFDANGGVFETLLGAEDAVISDALNHASIIDGIRLSKARRFRYANRDMADLEQQLKEASEGGARRKLVVTDGVFSMDGYVAPLREICDLADRYDAMVMVDDSHAVGFVGPGGRGTPELHGVMDRVDIITGTLGKALGGASGGYVAARAEIVALLRQRSRPYLFSNTLAPVIAAASLKVLDLLESAGDLREQLAANTALFRSRMTEEGFDILPGDHAIAPVMIGDASVAGRMAELLLERGVYVIGFSYPVVPQGAARIRVQLSAAHSTDDVNRAVDAFVAARAELDASGT from the coding sequence ATGTTCGACTCCGTACGCGACGACCTGCGCACCACCCTCGACGAGATCCGCGCCGCAGGCCTGCACAAGCCCGAGCGCGTCATCGGCACCCCGCAGTCCGCCACGGTCGCCGTCACCGCGGGAGGCCGCCCCGGCGACGTACTGAACTTCTGCGCGAACAACTACCTCGGTCTCGCCGACCACCCCGAGGTGGTCGCCGCCGCCCACGAGGCCCTGGACCGCTGGGGCTACGGCATGGCGTCCGTGCGCTTCATCTGCGGTACGCAGGAGGTGCACAAGGAGCTGGAGGGGCGCCTGTCCGCGTTCCTCGGCCAGGAGGACACGATCCTCTACTCGTCCTGCTTCGACGCCAACGGCGGAGTCTTCGAGACGCTGCTCGGCGCCGAGGACGCCGTCATCTCCGACGCCCTCAACCACGCCTCGATCATCGACGGCATCCGGCTGAGCAAGGCCCGCCGCTTCCGCTACGCCAACCGCGACATGGCGGACCTGGAGCAGCAGCTGAAGGAGGCCTCCGAGGGCGGCGCGCGCCGCAAGCTCGTCGTCACCGACGGCGTCTTCTCCATGGACGGGTACGTGGCCCCGCTGCGGGAGATCTGCGACCTCGCCGACCGCTACGACGCGATGGTGATGGTCGACGACTCGCACGCCGTCGGCTTCGTCGGCCCCGGCGGCCGCGGCACGCCCGAGCTGCACGGCGTCATGGACCGCGTCGACATCATCACGGGCACGCTCGGCAAGGCGCTCGGCGGCGCCTCCGGCGGTTACGTCGCCGCTCGCGCGGAGATCGTCGCGCTGCTTCGCCAGCGCTCGCGCCCGTACCTCTTCTCGAACACGCTCGCCCCGGTGATCGCGGCGGCCTCCCTGAAGGTCCTCGACCTCCTGGAGTCGGCGGGCGATCTGCGGGAACAGCTCGCTGCGAACACGGCGCTCTTCCGCTCGCGGATGACCGAGGAGGGCTTCGACATCCTGCCGGGCGACCACGCGATCGCCCCCGTGATGATCGGCGACGCCTCGGTCGCGGGACGCATGGCCGAGCTGCTCCTGGAGCGCGGCGTGTACGTGATCGGCTTCTCGTACCCGGTGGTGCCGCAGGGCGCGGCCCGTA
- the tdh gene encoding L-threonine 3-dehydrogenase: MKALVKEKAEPGLRLMDVPEPVIGHSDVLIKVLRTGICGTDLHIRAWDGWAQQAIEAPLVVGHEFVGEVVETGRDVADIKIGDRVSGEGHLVCGKCRNCQAGRRHLCRATVGLGVGRDGAFAEFVALPAANVWVHRVPVDLDVAAIFDPFGNAVHTALSFPLVGEDVLITGAGPIGLMAAAVARHAGARNVVITDVSEERLELARKVGASLALNVAETSIAEGQRGLGLREGFDVGLEMSGNPVAMRDMLANMTHGGKIAMLGLPAEEFAVDWSRIVTSMITIKGIYGREMFETWYSMSVLLEGGLDLAPVITGRYGHRDFEAAFDDAASGRGGKVILDWTS, translated from the coding sequence GTGAAGGCGCTGGTCAAGGAGAAGGCGGAGCCAGGGCTCCGGCTGATGGACGTACCGGAGCCGGTGATCGGCCACTCAGACGTCCTGATCAAGGTGCTCCGCACCGGGATCTGCGGCACCGATCTGCACATCCGGGCCTGGGACGGCTGGGCGCAGCAGGCGATCGAGGCCCCGCTGGTCGTCGGGCACGAGTTCGTCGGCGAGGTCGTCGAGACCGGGCGTGACGTCGCGGACATCAAGATCGGCGACCGGGTCAGCGGCGAGGGCCACCTCGTCTGCGGCAAGTGCCGCAACTGCCAGGCGGGCCGCCGACACCTGTGCCGCGCCACGGTCGGGCTCGGCGTCGGCAGGGACGGGGCGTTCGCGGAGTTCGTCGCGCTGCCCGCCGCGAACGTCTGGGTGCACCGCGTCCCCGTGGACCTCGACGTGGCCGCGATCTTCGATCCGTTCGGCAACGCCGTGCACACCGCGCTCTCCTTCCCGCTGGTCGGCGAGGACGTCCTGATCACCGGAGCGGGACCGATCGGCCTGATGGCCGCGGCCGTTGCCCGGCACGCGGGTGCCCGCAACGTCGTCATCACGGACGTCAGCGAGGAGCGCCTGGAGCTCGCCCGCAAGGTCGGCGCGAGCCTGGCCCTGAACGTCGCGGAGACCTCGATCGCCGAAGGCCAGCGCGGACTGGGCCTGCGCGAGGGCTTCGACGTCGGCCTGGAGATGTCGGGCAACCCCGTCGCGATGCGCGACATGCTCGCCAACATGACGCACGGCGGCAAGATCGCCATGCTCGGTCTGCCGGCCGAGGAATTCGCCGTCGACTGGTCCCGGATCGTCACCTCCATGATCACGATCAAGGGCATCTACGGCCGCGAGATGTTCGAGACGTGGTACTCCATGTCCGTGCTGCTCGAAGGCGGCCTCGACCTCGCCCCCGTGATCACCGGCCGGTACGGCCACCGTGACTTCGAGGCGGCCTTCGACGACGCGGCGAGCGGCCGCGGCGGCAAGGTCATCCTCGACTGGACCTCCTGA
- a CDS encoding Gfo/Idh/MocA family protein, producing the protein MTDLRLGVLGYGLRGSLARTAHRPGAGSRVTALADHDVTARTEAAVAFPGALISTDHRKVVEDPDVDAVVILTPDHTHAQLACEALRENKPVFVEKPLEIGIEACDEILRTAYETGTRLYVGHNMRHMPVVRLMRDIIGRGDIGEVKTVWVRHFVAYGGDWYFKDWHAERQHTTGLLLQKAAHDIDVLHWLADGYTRQVQALGDLMVYGDNPHRREPGEPKTDDWYSKDGHWPPHTQRDLNPVIDVEDVSLVNMRLDNGVLASYQQCHFTPDYWRNYTVIGDAGRLENFGDGPGGVVKVWNQRRSSYRPEADAEYPVPDAQDEGGHGGSDPLLIDEFVRFVREGGRTDTSPVAARMAVAAGVRATQSLRDGGVPREVPDLDPQLVAYFERGQTR; encoded by the coding sequence ATGACCGACCTCCGTCTCGGCGTCCTCGGCTACGGCCTGCGCGGTTCGCTCGCCCGAACCGCCCACCGGCCCGGCGCGGGCTCCCGCGTCACCGCGCTCGCCGACCACGACGTGACCGCCCGGACGGAGGCGGCCGTGGCCTTCCCCGGCGCCCTGATATCCACCGACCACCGCAAGGTCGTCGAGGACCCGGACGTCGACGCCGTCGTGATCCTCACCCCCGACCACACCCACGCGCAGCTCGCCTGCGAGGCGCTGCGCGAGAACAAGCCCGTCTTCGTCGAGAAGCCGCTGGAGATCGGCATCGAGGCCTGCGACGAGATCCTGCGGACCGCGTACGAGACGGGAACGCGGCTCTACGTAGGCCACAACATGCGCCACATGCCCGTGGTCAGGCTGATGCGCGACATCATCGGGCGCGGCGACATCGGCGAGGTCAAGACGGTCTGGGTACGCCACTTCGTCGCCTACGGAGGCGACTGGTACTTCAAGGACTGGCACGCCGAACGGCAGCACACCACCGGCCTGTTGCTCCAGAAGGCCGCCCACGACATCGACGTCCTGCACTGGCTCGCCGACGGCTACACCCGCCAGGTGCAGGCCCTCGGCGACCTCATGGTCTACGGGGACAACCCGCACCGCCGCGAGCCTGGCGAGCCGAAGACGGACGACTGGTACAGCAAGGACGGCCACTGGCCGCCGCACACCCAGCGCGACCTCAACCCCGTCATCGACGTGGAGGACGTCTCCCTGGTCAACATGCGCCTCGACAACGGGGTGTTGGCCTCCTACCAGCAGTGCCACTTCACGCCCGACTACTGGCGCAACTACACCGTCATCGGGGACGCGGGCCGCCTGGAGAACTTCGGCGACGGCCCCGGGGGAGTGGTGAAGGTCTGGAACCAGCGGCGCTCGTCCTACCGCCCCGAGGCCGACGCCGAGTACCCGGTGCCCGACGCCCAGGACGAGGGCGGGCACGGCGGCTCTGACCCGCTGCTCATCGACGAGTTCGTACGGTTCGTGCGCGAGGGAGGGCGCACCGACACCTCGCCCGTCGCGGCCCGGATGGCGGTGGCGGCGGGCGTGCGCGCGACGCAGTCGCTGCGGGACGGGGGCGTTCCGCGGGAGGTTCCGGACCTTGATCCTCAGCTCGTCGCGTACTTCGAGCGGGGTCAGACCCGCTAG
- a CDS encoding right-handed parallel beta-helix repeat-containing protein: MAPQSTAQAAQAARAVQAAPGPKILHVAPNASGESCTTARPCSPQAARDAARTISGRDVRVELAGGTYELREPLKLGAADSGRDGHTVTWTAARGARPVLSGGRALTGWGKAADGTWTADVPEGVTPRQLFVNGDRARRARGAACAASICDATKTGMTGATATGIATWQRPTDAEAVIKVRWRDYHCRIAGVAGDNLTFAQPCWTNSASGTNRTGPAWDSTTVDSARYSQVAFFENARELLDKPGEFVWDSEERTVTYLPRKGEDMGRARVLTPVTERLMVVDGAHDLRVQGIGFAYAAYGQPSTDEGYAGTQAGLTLTGTSGPVDHAGRHYTKPSAALTVRGSRHVAVSGAEFTRLGGAGVVLEAGTKDTSVTRSRFTDLSSGAVYVGDTEPKPETELAGERNTVAYNTIRRTGVEYTDAVGIWAGYEAELTVDHNTLDDLPYSGISVGWGWNQPEAQKSVLRDNRVTNNRITNVMRVEYAQHDGGAIYTQGAQPGTVVSGNYINRSAYGNTERDGNGIYLDEQSSYIRVEGNVITRIGYKWVSNWADYGIQNHATGNWTDTDAPALTGTGSTMEGNHTELDRLPAVALAVAARAGAHGAPAEQLRPDLAREGTASQSSTDGAADASYATDGDTSTDTRTLSEPGAWWQVDLGDARRVGQVEVWNNTSMTTADFDVQLARTADFADATTLHVTGRSLRPTLLDTDAEARYIRIKLTGTGRVALAHVLVHPART, translated from the coding sequence ATCGCCCCGCAGAGCACCGCCCAGGCTGCCCAGGCCGCCCGAGCAGTCCAGGCCGCCCCGGGCCCCAAGATCCTCCACGTCGCCCCGAACGCCTCGGGGGAGTCCTGCACCACCGCCCGCCCGTGCTCCCCGCAGGCCGCCCGTGACGCGGCCCGCACCATCAGCGGGCGTGACGTACGCGTCGAACTCGCGGGCGGTACCTATGAGTTGAGAGAGCCGCTGAAACTGGGCGCGGCCGACTCAGGGCGTGACGGGCACACCGTCACCTGGACCGCCGCGCGCGGTGCCCGCCCCGTCCTGTCCGGTGGCCGGGCGCTGACCGGGTGGGGGAAGGCCGCCGACGGCACCTGGACGGCGGACGTCCCCGAAGGGGTCACCCCGCGCCAGCTGTTCGTGAACGGCGACCGGGCCCGGCGCGCGCGGGGCGCGGCCTGCGCGGCGAGCATCTGTGACGCGACGAAGACCGGCATGACGGGCGCCACCGCCACCGGCATCGCCACGTGGCAGCGGCCCACCGACGCGGAAGCCGTCATCAAGGTCCGCTGGCGCGACTACCACTGCCGGATCGCGGGCGTGGCAGGGGACAACCTCACCTTCGCGCAGCCCTGTTGGACCAACTCGGCCAGCGGCACGAACCGTACGGGCCCCGCCTGGGACTCCACCACCGTCGACTCGGCGCGCTACTCCCAGGTCGCCTTCTTCGAGAACGCCCGTGAACTCCTGGACAAGCCGGGCGAGTTCGTCTGGGACTCCGAGGAGCGCACCGTCACCTACCTCCCGCGCAAGGGCGAGGACATGGGCCGCGCGCGCGTGCTCACCCCGGTGACCGAGCGGCTCATGGTCGTCGACGGCGCCCACGACCTGCGCGTGCAGGGCATCGGCTTCGCGTACGCCGCGTACGGCCAGCCCTCCACCGACGAGGGATACGCGGGCACCCAGGCCGGTCTCACCCTCACCGGGACGAGTGGCCCGGTCGATCACGCGGGCCGTCACTACACGAAGCCGAGCGCGGCGCTGACCGTGCGCGGCAGTCGCCATGTGGCCGTCTCCGGAGCCGAGTTCACGCGTCTGGGCGGCGCCGGAGTCGTCCTCGAAGCCGGCACCAAGGACACGTCGGTCACCCGCTCCCGCTTCACGGACCTGTCGTCCGGAGCCGTGTACGTCGGCGACACCGAGCCGAAGCCGGAGACGGAACTCGCCGGTGAGCGCAACACCGTCGCGTACAACACGATCCGCCGCACCGGCGTCGAGTACACCGACGCGGTCGGCATCTGGGCCGGATACGAGGCCGAGCTGACCGTCGACCACAACACCCTCGACGACCTGCCCTACTCGGGGATCTCCGTCGGCTGGGGCTGGAACCAGCCGGAGGCGCAGAAGTCGGTCCTGAGGGACAACCGGGTCACGAACAACCGGATCACGAACGTGATGCGCGTCGAGTACGCCCAGCACGACGGGGGCGCCATCTACACCCAGGGCGCCCAGCCCGGCACGGTCGTCTCCGGCAACTACATCAACCGCTCCGCCTACGGGAACACCGAGCGCGACGGCAACGGCATCTACCTCGACGAGCAGTCCTCGTACATCCGCGTCGAAGGCAACGTCATCACCCGCATCGGCTACAAGTGGGTCTCGAACTGGGCTGATTACGGCATCCAGAACCACGCCACCGGCAACTGGACCGACACCGACGCACCGGCCCTCACCGGCACCGGATCGACGATGGAGGGCAACCACACCGAGCTCGACCGGCTCCCCGCCGTAGCGCTCGCCGTGGCGGCACGCGCGGGCGCGCACGGGGCCCCGGCCGAGCAGCTCCGCCCGGACCTCGCCCGCGAAGGCACCGCGTCCCAGTCCTCCACGGACGGCGCGGCCGACGCTTCGTACGCGACCGACGGGGACACCTCCACCGACACCCGCACGCTGTCCGAACCGGGCGCCTGGTGGCAGGTCGACCTCGGTGACGCGCGGCGCGTGGGACAGGTCGAGGTCTGGAACAACACCTCCATGACCACGGCGGACTTCGACGTGCAGCTCGCCAGGACCGCGGACTTCGCCGACGCCACGACCCTGCACGTCACTGGACGATCCCTTCGGCCCACACTCCTCGACACGGACGCGGAAGCCAGATACATAAGGATCAAGCTCACCGGCACGGGACGCGTGGCGCTCGCCCACGTACTCGTGCACCCTGCACGTACATAG
- a CDS encoding M1 family metallopeptidase, translating into MAENRTRTVRARSTRTTVRAATATAAAAATLALALPAHAAPFDPAPGADGVGDPLFPTLGNGGYDVRHYDLSFDFTPVTYDFTGTMKIKARATQDLSSFNLDVDSLAIDAIKVNGKKATWAIGPGQSGQELTVTPAGGLRDHRAFDVELTYHGNGKTKPVSQPGWRYMSDGGFASAAQASRADTFAPVNDHPSDKATWSFHLTAPDGWTPGANGNLTGTRDAADAKKTWDFSLKSPMAPELLGISVNKQTYLYGRGPHGVKLRHLVPEDQQAKYKPIAEETGGQLAWLEKTLGVRYPFDTYGVQIVRDGYSDALENQTLSLFGPSWFDKPTYSTTMVHELTHQWFGDSVTPATWQDAWMNEGPAVYYAAVWADQKGFQPIEEKMKTAYAKLDAVRKTDGPPGKPTGLGGFNIYDGAAVSLYALNQQIGQEQFEAVMKSWLGKHRHGNATTQDFIANAVEVTGDASVGTFLNHWLFDLDNPPMPGHPDWGVAK; encoded by the coding sequence ATGGCTGAGAACAGGACCCGAACCGTACGCGCTCGCAGTACCCGGACCACCGTCCGCGCCGCGACGGCGACCGCAGCCGCGGCCGCCACCCTCGCGCTCGCCCTCCCCGCCCACGCGGCGCCCTTCGACCCGGCCCCGGGTGCGGACGGCGTCGGCGACCCGCTGTTCCCGACGCTCGGCAACGGCGGCTACGACGTGCGCCACTACGACCTCTCCTTCGACTTCACACCGGTGACGTACGACTTCACCGGCACCATGAAGATCAAGGCGAGAGCCACCCAGGACCTGTCGTCCTTCAACCTCGACGTCGACTCGCTGGCCATCGACGCCATCAAGGTCAACGGCAAGAAGGCCACGTGGGCGATCGGTCCCGGCCAGAGCGGCCAGGAGCTCACCGTCACCCCGGCGGGCGGCCTGCGCGACCACCGGGCCTTCGACGTCGAACTGACCTACCACGGCAACGGAAAGACCAAGCCGGTCAGCCAACCGGGCTGGCGCTACATGTCCGACGGCGGCTTCGCCTCCGCCGCCCAGGCCTCCCGCGCCGACACCTTCGCGCCGGTCAACGACCACCCCTCCGACAAGGCCACCTGGTCCTTCCACCTCACGGCCCCGGACGGCTGGACGCCCGGCGCCAACGGCAACCTCACCGGCACCCGAGACGCCGCCGATGCCAAGAAGACCTGGGACTTCTCCCTCAAGTCACCCATGGCGCCCGAGCTGTTGGGGATCTCCGTCAACAAGCAGACCTACCTCTACGGGCGCGGCCCGCACGGAGTGAAGCTGCGCCACCTCGTCCCCGAGGACCAGCAGGCCAAGTACAAGCCCATCGCCGAGGAGACCGGCGGGCAGCTGGCGTGGCTGGAGAAGACCCTCGGCGTGCGCTACCCGTTCGACACGTACGGCGTACAGATCGTGCGCGACGGCTACAGCGACGCGCTGGAGAACCAGACCCTGTCGCTGTTCGGCCCCTCGTGGTTCGACAAGCCCACCTACTCGACCACCATGGTCCACGAGCTGACCCACCAGTGGTTCGGCGACTCCGTCACCCCCGCCACCTGGCAGGACGCGTGGATGAACGAAGGACCCGCCGTCTACTACGCGGCCGTGTGGGCGGACCAGAAGGGGTTCCAGCCCATCGAGGAGAAGATGAAGACCGCGTACGCCAAGCTCGACGCGGTCCGCAAGACCGACGGCCCGCCCGGAAAGCCCACCGGGCTCGGCGGCTTCAACATCTACGACGGCGCGGCGGTCTCGCTCTACGCCCTCAACCAGCAGATCGGGCAGGAGCAGTTCGAGGCCGTCATGAAGTCGTGGCTGGGTAAGCACCGGCACGGTAACGCCACCACCCAGGACTTCATCGCCAACGCCGTCGAGGTCACCGGCGACGCCTCGGTCGGCACGTTCCTGAACCACTGGCTGTTCGACCTCGACAACCCGCCCATGCCGGGCCACCCGGACTGGGGTGTCGCGAAGTGA
- a CDS encoding LacI family DNA-binding transcriptional regulator: protein MAKAAAAAAARGPERRRATVIDVAARAEVSSATVSRVLNGNYPVARATRERVEDAVRELGYVANAHARALAGTSSRTVGIIVQDVVDPFFAHIARGVERAASEAGRLCMVCCTHGDPRRELAFVDLLHEQRADAVVLVGGAHSDRAYAREVARRARDLHAGGARLVLCGRPSVGRDVPTLSVEYDNEGGAFALTDHLLTQGHDRILYLGGPPDLSTTRDRIAGHRRALELRGVPCAPELVHTGAFSPVFGHRRLTELLASGLTFSAVFAANDMVAIGALQALEEAGLRVPQDVSLVGYDDVPTAQVMRPRLTTVHVPLEEMGRHAVRLAVPGTDAEADAWQQPAGGGLTLGTHIVVRDSVAARRPGPEGARGTARPGTTRPQTQTQTQTDTPSPVRHRPM from the coding sequence ATGGCAAAGGCGGCAGCGGCTGCGGCAGCACGTGGCCCGGAGCGGCGACGGGCGACGGTCATCGACGTCGCGGCACGCGCCGAGGTCTCGTCGGCCACCGTCTCCCGCGTCCTGAACGGCAACTACCCGGTGGCGCGGGCCACCCGCGAGCGCGTCGAGGACGCCGTCCGGGAGCTCGGGTACGTCGCCAACGCCCACGCGCGGGCACTCGCCGGGACCTCCAGCCGGACGGTCGGCATCATCGTGCAGGACGTCGTCGACCCGTTCTTCGCCCACATCGCGCGCGGCGTCGAACGCGCGGCATCGGAGGCCGGACGGCTCTGCATGGTCTGCTGCACCCACGGCGACCCGCGGCGCGAGCTGGCCTTCGTCGACCTGCTGCACGAACAGCGCGCGGACGCGGTGGTCCTGGTCGGCGGCGCTCACTCGGATCGCGCGTACGCCCGTGAAGTCGCCCGCAGGGCACGGGATCTGCACGCGGGCGGGGCACGCCTGGTGCTGTGCGGGAGGCCGTCGGTGGGCCGCGACGTGCCGACCCTCTCCGTGGAGTACGACAACGAAGGGGGCGCCTTCGCCCTCACCGACCACCTCCTCACGCAGGGCCACGACCGGATCCTCTACCTGGGAGGGCCGCCCGACCTCTCCACCACCCGCGACCGCATCGCGGGACACCGCAGGGCCCTGGAGCTGCGCGGCGTCCCCTGCGCGCCGGAGCTGGTGCACACCGGCGCGTTCAGCCCCGTCTTCGGGCACCGCCGGCTGACCGAACTCCTGGCGTCCGGGCTCACGTTCAGCGCGGTGTTCGCGGCCAACGACATGGTGGCGATCGGGGCGCTCCAGGCCCTGGAGGAGGCGGGCCTGCGGGTCCCTCAGGACGTCTCCCTGGTCGGCTACGACGACGTGCCCACGGCCCAGGTCATGCGCCCGCGCCTGACGACCGTGCACGTTCCGCTGGAGGAGATGGGCCGCCACGCGGTTCGGCTGGCGGTCCCGGGCACGGACGCGGAGGCCGACGCGTGGCAGCAGCCGGCCGGGGGCGGGCTGACGCTGGGCACGCACATCGTGGTGCGGGATTCGGTGGCGGCGCGGCGGCCGGGCCCCGAAGGGGCGCGGGGAACCGCGCGCCCAGGCACGACGCGCCCGCAGACGCAGACGCAGACGCAGACGGACACACCAAGTCCCGTGCGGCATCGACCGATGTAA
- a CDS encoding polysaccharide lyase 8 family protein encodes MRMPHSGSTGPRRRTILAASAAASALVPLAAGGTAWGAAPDADPYDTLLARAAAQLTGGACDAADPDFAAALKVLDTQASGWWKDLDRSAGRTALWADLSPAKDPGNFGQSYTRLRTIATAWATPGTSLSGSAEAADALLDALRFLHADAYNPSRPESGNWWFWEIGAPRALMDTCVLLREKIAAADLAKYVSAVAKFCPDPDRRTNAPTLSETGANRADKAVIVALRGLLARDAATLALARDGLSDVRDKGRNSLFTYVTSGDGFYEDGSFVQHGSVAYTGTYGSVLLGSAGQLIALLADSEWAVTDPKTSVLYEAVDRTFSPVVFDGLMMDALRGRAISREKAPDHKDGAVTLTNILQLADGAPAAYAERWRALAKGWIRRNTSHPYLGLVGVPALARAKAVLDDDAVPATDRLTGHFAFADMDRVVHRRPGWALTLSLSSKRIAAYEAGNGENLHGWYTGDGMAYLYDGDDLGQFGDGFWATVDPYRLPGTTVDTRTRADIGSGGGTGTYRPKNAVAGGAALDDRFGAAAMELLADGSTLRAKKAWFFLDNAVLALGADITASDGRSIETVVENRNLYEDGAPRLTVDGRRQPTRTGWSAPLPGARWAHLDGTGGYVFPDDPAQSSSGRGGARLHALRDERTGAWQDINTGADTGGSTTLVTRRYLTLWLDHGVSPAASSYAYVLLPGASAAATAVWSHSRPVRVLANTATAQAVEARRHGLVAAHFWQPGNAAGLTASGPCTVLVRRGSDGVSLAVADPGRTGTSVTVELPFAVRKVVRADDTVTVTPGRRPVVTVRVDGSRGHTHTAHLR; translated from the coding sequence ATGCGCATGCCCCACTCCGGCTCCACCGGGCCGCGACGCCGCACGATCCTCGCCGCGAGTGCCGCCGCATCCGCCCTCGTGCCGCTGGCGGCGGGCGGTACGGCCTGGGGCGCGGCGCCGGACGCGGACCCGTACGACACCTTGCTCGCCCGCGCGGCAGCGCAACTCACCGGCGGCGCGTGCGACGCGGCCGACCCGGACTTCGCGGCGGCACTGAAGGTCCTGGACACCCAGGCGTCCGGCTGGTGGAAGGACTTGGACCGGTCGGCGGGGCGCACCGCCCTGTGGGCCGACCTCTCCCCCGCGAAGGACCCGGGCAACTTCGGCCAGAGCTACACCCGCCTGCGCACGATAGCGACGGCCTGGGCCACGCCCGGCACCTCCCTCAGCGGCAGCGCCGAAGCGGCGGACGCCCTGCTCGACGCCCTGCGGTTCCTGCACGCCGACGCCTACAACCCGAGCCGCCCCGAATCCGGCAACTGGTGGTTCTGGGAGATCGGCGCGCCCCGCGCCCTGATGGACACGTGCGTGCTGCTGCGGGAGAAGATCGCCGCGGCCGACCTGGCGAAGTACGTCTCCGCGGTGGCGAAGTTCTGCCCGGACCCGGACCGCCGCACCAATGCTCCGACCCTGTCCGAGACCGGCGCCAACCGCGCGGACAAGGCCGTCATCGTGGCGCTGCGCGGACTCCTCGCACGGGACGCGGCCACCCTGGCCCTGGCCCGCGACGGCCTGTCCGACGTCCGGGACAAGGGCAGGAACAGCCTGTTCACGTACGTCACTTCGGGCGACGGGTTCTACGAGGACGGGTCGTTCGTGCAGCACGGCTCCGTCGCGTACACGGGGACGTACGGCAGTGTCCTGCTCGGCAGCGCGGGCCAGCTGATCGCGCTGCTCGCGGACTCCGAGTGGGCCGTCACCGATCCGAAGACGTCCGTGCTGTACGAGGCGGTGGACCGGACGTTCTCGCCGGTGGTCTTCGACGGCCTGATGATGGACGCGCTGCGCGGCCGTGCGATCTCCCGCGAGAAGGCTCCGGACCACAAGGACGGCGCGGTCACCCTCACCAACATCCTCCAGCTGGCGGACGGGGCCCCGGCCGCGTACGCCGAACGCTGGCGCGCCCTGGCCAAGGGCTGGATCCGCCGCAACACGTCCCACCCCTACCTGGGCCTTGTGGGCGTCCCCGCCCTCGCCCGCGCCAAGGCCGTCCTCGACGACGACGCCGTACCGGCCACCGACCGGCTCACCGGGCACTTCGCGTTCGCGGACATGGACCGGGTGGTGCACCGGCGCCCCGGCTGGGCACTCACGCTCTCGCTCTCCTCCAAGCGCATCGCCGCGTACGAGGCGGGCAACGGCGAGAACCTGCACGGCTGGTACACCGGCGACGGCATGGCCTATCTGTACGACGGCGACGACCTGGGGCAGTTCGGGGACGGCTTCTGGGCGACGGTCGATCCGTACCGCCTGCCGGGCACCACCGTGGACACCCGGACGCGGGCCGACATCGGCTCGGGCGGCGGGACGGGGACCTACCGGCCGAAGAACGCCGTCGCGGGCGGCGCGGCGCTCGACGACCGGTTCGGCGCCGCCGCGATGGAGCTCCTCGCCGACGGCAGCACGCTGCGGGCCAAGAAAGCGTGGTTCTTCCTCGACAACGCGGTGCTCGCCCTGGGCGCGGACATCACCGCGAGCGACGGCCGGAGCATCGAGACGGTCGTCGAGAACCGGAACCTGTACGAGGACGGGGCGCCCCGGCTCACGGTCGACGGCCGCCGCCAGCCCACACGCACAGGCTGGTCGGCGCCCCTGCCCGGCGCCCGCTGGGCCCACCTGGACGGCACCGGCGGCTACGTCTTCCCCGACGACCCCGCGCAGTCCTCTTCCGGCCGGGGCGGCGCCCGCCTCCACGCCCTGCGCGATGAGCGGACCGGCGCCTGGCAGGACATCAACACCGGCGCGGACACCGGCGGCAGCACCACTTTGGTCACCCGCCGCTACCTGACCCTGTGGCTCGACCACGGCGTCTCCCCCGCCGCGTCCTCGTACGCCTACGTCCTGCTGCCCGGCGCGAGCGCCGCCGCGACCGCCGTCTGGTCCCACTCACGTCCGGTCCGCGTCCTGGCCAACACCGCCACCGCCCAGGCCGTCGAGGCCCGCCGCCACGGCCTCGTCGCCGCGCACTTCTGGCAGCCGGGCAACGCGGCCGGGCTCACTGCATCCGGCCCCTGCACCGTGCTCGTGCGACGCGGCAGTGACGGCGTGTCGCTGGCCGTGGCCGACCCGGGCCGCACGGGCACGAGCGTCACCGTGGAACTGCCCTTCGCCGTACGGAAGGTGGTCCGCGCCGACGACACGGTCACCGTCACTCCGGGCCGCCGCCCGGTCGTCACCGTCCGCGTCGATGGCTCACGAGGCCACACGCACACCGCGCACCTGCGGTGA